The Vigna unguiculata cultivar IT97K-499-35 unplaced genomic scaffold, ASM411807v1 contig_419, whole genome shotgun sequence nucleotide sequence GGAGTAACAAACTTTTCCAGTAGGGATGACTCTGCATACAATGTGCATTTCTTCGATGGAACCCTTTAGTCTCAGGTAGAAGTTTGAAGATGAATATTGTCATCGCAAAGACAAAGCATGCAAAGAACATGAAGAGTCCAAATTTCATGTGACAGAGCATTGTGGTGAAAATTTGTGCAATGACAAAGGTAAAGATCATGTTAACAGAAACATTAACACTTTGTGCAGCTGATCGCACCTCAAGCGGAAAAATTTCACTCGGAACCAACCACCCTAAAGGACCCCAAGACCATGCAAATCCTGCAACGTAGATACATATGCCGCACACAACCATGATAGCATACCACTTTGGCAACACTCCTGGGTTTCCATCAATTCCAAATTTGAGTCCAATCGCCATAGCTATCAGAATCTACAccaaaccaaataaaatacaatattaattataatatatcaataaaaagaGTTTGAAGATTTTCACAAAGATTATGTcggaaaagaaaatgttacctGACAGATAAGCATTTGTGCCCCTCCTTCTAAGAAAAGGGTACGTCTCCCGAACTTGTCAACAGTGAATATGGAGACTAGAGTGGCAATTGCGTTGCAAGCGCCGATGATCATGGCCGACATGAGAGAAGCAGTGGCTCCAAAACCAATGTTTTAACAAAATAGGAGCATAAAACATTATCACGTTCATGCCAGTGAGTTGTTGGAAGAAGGGAATGGTTATGGCAAACGCGAGTTGAGGTCTATATTGTCTCTTCAACAAAGAGACCAAGGGTGTTTCACTGCTTTGGAGGATTCACTCGCTGCCATAAGATCCTCAAACTCTTGATCAATGTCCGTGGTTCCTCGAATTTTGATAAGTTCCTTCTTGGCCTTCTCATCAAGACCACGTTCAATTAAGGAACTCGGTGAATCTGGAAGAATGATTGCACCAAACATGATCATGATAGCAGGAACTATTGCACAACCCAAGCTATACCGCCATCCTTCCCATTCTCCATTTGGCAAAAATGTAGTTAAGAACATTGGCAACAAAGATACCAATAGTGATTGCCAATTGGAACATCATATTAAGTGCTCCTCGGTACTTGTAGGGAGCAACCTCAGACATATAGATTGGCACAGACTGTCCACACAACTTTATTGCGTTAGCATTTTATGTACCATAATACGAAATATAaggaatgtttttcttttcaaagagaATATAACAAATATGTATGTTTATAACCTGATTGGCGCATCCAATTCCGAAGCCAAGTAGAATGCGACCAACAATGAGCATCCAAACATGTTGAGCGAAGCCATTCAATAGAGCACCAGCAAGAAAGAGCAGACCGCCACAAAACATGATAGCTCGCCTCCGGTGAGTCGAGTCACAGTGGATGCTAACACCGAGGCAACAAGTGCAGCCAAATACAAAGATGATGTAAACAACGTTAATGTTTGGCTATCGAATTTGCAGTATTGGTTATCAGAGGGCTTTATATTGTTCTCCTTTGCATACACTTCAGGAAAGAATTTCTTCAGAAACGGATCCATAGAAGTCACACCACCTACACATATTTATCTCTTTTGTAACCAAAACTATAATGATAAGATGTAAGAAAAACatgttccaaaatatatatatatatataatatatatatatataatatatatatatatatatgaaaatgtataccAGATATGCCAAGGTCGTAGCCAAATATCAATCCTCCAAATGCAGCTACGAAGCATGCTACGAACACCCGAACAGTAAGTTTTCCTGGATAGTTCTTTGATTCTGAAGGGCCACTTGAGATGAAAGCTCCCGGCATTTTGAATGACCGAGAATTGAAAACTTCAACTCAAGTAAAattgagaagagaaaaaaaaaacttcaatgtATCAATGCTCCAATGTTACCTTAATTTATAGAGTGACGTTATTGCATtgcattgattgaattttatcttctagttatatcttttatcttttacatctttaaaagaataacttgttatatcttgaaagaaaataaaatcttttatcttaaaaacataatttgataagttttaaatgattttcaattgaaatcttgtgccatagaaaaaaaaaagttaataaaatattactaaagtatcattttctaaaattaaaagaaatagaattaactaaaaatcttatagtataattatatttaaaaaatgagaaatatttaaaaatagatcaatattttaaactaaaaataaaataaaaaagttacttttttattttattggataaaattttaaattgtttaattgaaatcttgtgatatagaaagaagataagaaaaatattaataacatcaagttttctaaaaatcttaagggagaaatattaaaaaaatagaaaatttaaaaatcttataatagaattatattaaaaatgagaaaaaaataaaaaaatacataagcattttcaaagtattttaaattcaaaataaataaaaagtatcttttttaattgttttgataattttttttagtttcataattgaaatctaacataataaaaaaataagatcatgaaatattagtaaaattatcattgtctaaaaaataaaaaaatataaatatatcgaAACATCgagaaatattcaaccataaatacatatttaaaaagcattttaaattaaaaatagaaaagattattattttttatttaatttgataacattttaagttttctaattgaaatattgtactacaaggaagaagataaggaaaatatcattcaaataatcttttctaaaagataaagataatagaattaaataaaaatcttataataaaattatattaaaaatatgtcaaaataaattaaaaaatgcatgaatattttcaaaacattttaaattcaaaaccaaataattttttttatttaatttgataaaattttaaagttttttaattccaatattgtgatataaaaaaattaataagaaattagtaaaatatggttttctaaagaataaaatatataattaattaaaaaacttgtagtatatttgtattgaaaaaattgagaaatatttataaatagataaatatttttgactaagaaaataaaaggttgcccttttatttaatttaatgaaattttaaatttttttagttgaaatcTTTTACTACAGGAAGAAGGTAAGAAAAAGATTAATGAAACGAAgtttccaaataaataaattacattaaagtattatattaattgaattaaattaaaaaatgagaaaaaaaataaagatattgaaatattttcaaaatattttaaattgaaaactaaagaaaaatatctttttatatttaattttataaaatttaaaagtttttaattgaaatcttgtgttataaaaataaaggtaaataaaatattactaaattatattattctagaAGATAAACAgtagtattaaataaaaatctaatcaaaaagttatttttttatttaatttgataaaatttaaattttctaattgaaatcTTATGTTGgactaaaataatgttattaaattctaccccaaattgatataaaatttgtcCTGTTtcgataaccagagcaaaagttatggccGTTTGAAGTTTTGCTAAAAATCTACAAAACTTTTTAACTACAAACACCACTAATATGACTCTAACAGCAACACACACTCACTGAAACACAAACACTACAATGGttgtatcatttcatttaaatttttattttttattacttgaaaataatttgtaattttattgataattaagaaaatattatagaataaaatattattataataatggttgtgctaatcataatatataaaacttattcataaaatgttaaacatagaaaataatattaatgtactATTATTGGTAGCCCTTACATGGAAGAAATTGAGAATatcaaaccaaaaataaaaaataaaaaatctactaCCAATGGTCTTAATACAAAAACCATAACCAATTGTTCATCCTCTAACACACGGATTCTGGAGAAGCGTTTGGAGTAACAAACTTTTTCCAGTAGGGATGACTCTGCCATACAATGTGCATTTCTTCGATGGGAACCCCTTTAGTCTCAGGTAGAAGTTTGAAGATGAATATTGTCATCGCAAAGACAAAGCATGCAAAGAACATGAAGAGTCCAAATTTCATGTGACAGAGCATTGTGGTGAAAATTTGTGCAATGACAAAGGTAAGATCATGTTAACAGAAACATTAACACTTTGTGCAGCTGATCGCACCTCAAGCGGAAAAATTTCACTCGGAACCAACCACCCTAAAGGACCCCAAGACCATGCAAATCCTGCAACGTAGATACATATGCCGCACACAACCATGATAGCATACCACTTTGGCAACACTCCTGGGTTTCCATCAATTCCAAATTTGAGTCCAATCGCCATAGCTATCAGAATCTACaccaaaccaaataaaaatacaatattaattataatatatcaataaaaagaGTTTGAAGATTTTCACAAAGATTATGtcggaaaaagaaaatgttacctGACAGATAAGCATTTGTGCCCCTCCTTCTAAGAAAAGGGTACGTCTCCCGAACTTGTCAACAGTGAATATGGAGACTAGAGTGGCAATTGCGTTGCAAGCGCCGATGATCATGGCCGACATGAGAGAAGCAGTGGCTCCAAAACCAATGGTTTTAAACAAAATAGGAGCATAAAACATTATCACGTTCATGCCAGTGAGTTGTTGGAAGAAGGGAATGGCTATGGCAAACGCGAGTTGAGGTCTATATTGTCTCTTCAACAAAGAGACCCAAGGGTGTTTCACTGCTTTGGAGGATTCACTCGCTGCCATAAGATCCTCAAACTCTTGATCAATGTCCGTGGTTCCTCGAATTTTGATAAGTTCCTTCTTGGCCTTCTCATCAAGACCACGTTCAATTAAGGAACTCGGTGAATCTGGAAGAATGATTGCACCAAACATGATCATGATAGCAGGAACTATTGCACAACCCAAGCTATACCGCCATCCTTCCCCATTCTCCATTTTGGCAAAAATGTAGTTAAGAACATTGGCAACAAAGATACCAATAGTGATTGCCAATTGGAACATCATATTAAGTGCTCCTCGGTACTTGTAGGAGCAACCTCAGACATATAGATTGGCACAGACTGTCCACACAACTTTATTGCGTTAGCATTTTATGTACCATAATACGAAATATAaggaatgtttttcttttcaaagagaATATAACAAATATGTATGTTTATAACCTGATTGGCGCATCCAATTCCGAAGCCAAGTAGAATGCGACCAACAATGAGCATCCAAACATGTTGAGCGAAGCCATTCAATAGAGCACCAGCAAGAAAGAGCAGACCGCCACAAAACATGATAGCTCGCCTTCCGGTGAGTCGAGTCACAGTGGATGCTAACACCGAGGCAACAAGTGCAGCCAAATACAAAGATGATGTAAACAACGTTAATGTTTGGCTATCGAATTTGCAGTATTGGTTATCAGAGGGCTTTATATTGTTCTCCTTTGCATACACTTCAGGAAAGAATTTCTTCAGAAACGGATCCATAGAAGTCACACCACCTACACATATTTATCTCTTTTGTAACCAAAACTATAATGATAAGATGTAAGAAAAACatgttccaaaatatatatatatatatatatatatatatatatatatatatatatgaaaatgtataccAGATATGCCAAGGTCGTAGCCAAATATCAATCCTCCAAATGCAGCTACGAAGCATGCTACGAACACCCGAACAGTAAGTTTTCCTGGATAGTTCTTTGATTCTGAAGGGCCACTTGAGATGAAAGCTCCCGGCATTTTGAATGACCGAGAATTGAAAACTTCAACTCAAGTAAAattgagaagagaaaaaaaaaacttcaatgtATCAATGCTCCAATGTTACCTTAATTTATAGAGTGACGTTATTGCATtgcattgattgaattttatcttctagttatatcttttatctttttacatctttaaaagaataacttgttatatcttgaaagaaaaataaaatcttttatcttaaaaacataatttgataagttttaaatgattttcaattgaaatcttgtgccatagaaaaaaaaaagttaataaaatattactaaagtatcattttctaaaattaaaagaaatagaattaactaaaaatcttatagtataattatatttaaaaaatgagaaatatttaaaaatagatcaatattttaaactaaaaaataaaataaaaaagttacttttttattttattggataaaattttaaattgttttaattgaaatcttgtgatatagaaagaagataagaaaaaatattaataacatcaagttttctaaaaatcttaagggagaaatattaaaaaaatagaaaatttaaaaatcttataatagaattatattaaaaaatgagaaaaaataaaaaaatacataagcattttcaaagtattttaaattcaaaataaataaaaagtatcttttttaattgttttgataattttttttagtttcataattgaaatctaacataataaaaaaataagatcatgaaatattagtaaaattatcattgtctaaaaaataaaaaatataaatatatcgaAACATCgagaaatattcaaccataaatacatatttaaaaagcattttaaattaaaaatagaaaagattattattttttatttaatttgataacattttaagttttctaattgaaatattgtactacaaggaagaagataaggaaaatatcattcaaataatcttttctaaaagataaagataatagaattaaataaaaatcttataataaaattatattaaaaatatgtcaaaataaattaaaaaaatgcatgaatattttcaaaacattttaaattcaaaaccaaataattttttttatttaatttgataaaattttaaagtttttaattccaatattgtgatataaaaaaaattaataagaaattagtaaaatatggttttctaaagaataaaatatataattaattaaaaaacttgtagtatatttgtattgaaaaaattgagaaatatttataaatagataaatatttttgactaagaaaaataaaaggttgcccttttatttaatttaatgaaattttaaatttttttagttgaaatcTTTTACTACAGGAAGAAGGTAAGAAAAAGATTAATGAAACGAAgtttccaaataaataaattacattaaagtattatattaattgaattaaattaaaaaatgagaaaaaaataaagatattgaaatattttcaaaatattttaaattgaaaactaaagaaaaatatctttttatatttaattttataaaatttaaaagttttttaattgaaatcttgtgttataaaaataaaggtaaataaaatattactaaattatattattctagaAGATAAACAgtagtattaaataaaaatctaatcaaaaagttatttttttatttaatttgataaaatttaaattttctaattgaaatcTTATGTTGgactaaaataatgttattaaattctaccccaaattgatataaaatttgtcCTGTTtcgataaccagagcaaaagttatggccGTTTGAAGTTTTGCTAAAAATCTACAAAACTTTTTAACTACAAACACCACTAATATGACTCTAACAGCAACACACACTCACTGAAACACAAACACTACAATGGttgtatcatttcatttaaatttttattttttattacttgaaaataatttgtaattttattgataattaagaaatattatagaataaaatattattataataatggttgtgctaatcataatatataaaacttattcataaaatgttaaacatagaaaataatattaatgtactATTATTGGTAGCCCTTACATGGAAGAAATTGAGAATatcaaaccaaaaataaaaaaataaaaaatctactaCCAATGGTCTTAATACAAAAAACCATAACCAATTGTTCATCCTCTAACACACGGATTCTGGAGAAGCGTTTGGAGTAACAAACTTTTTCCAGTAGGGATGACTCTGCCATACAATGTGCATTTCTTCGATGGGAACCCCTTTAGTCTCAGGTAGAAGTTTGAAGATGAATATTGTCATCGCAAAGACAAAGCATGCAAAGAACATGAAGAGTCCAAATTTCATGTGACAGAGCATTGTGGTGAAAATTTGTGCAATGACAAAGGTAAAGATCATGTTAACAGAAACATTAACACTTTGTGCAGCTGATCGCACCTCAAGCGGAAAAATTTCACTCGGAACCAACCACCCTAAAGGACCCCAAGACCATGCAAATCCTGCAACGTAGATACATATGCCGCACACAACCATGATAGCATACCACTTTGGCAACACTCCTGGGTTTCCATCAATTCCAAATTTGAGTCCAATCGCCATAGCTATCAGAATCTACaccaaaccaaataaaaatacaatattaattataatatatcaataaaaagaGTTTGAAGATTTTCACAAAGATTATGtcggaaaaagaaaatgttacctGACAGATAAGCATTTGTGCCCCTCCTTCTAAGAAAAGGGTACGTCTCCCGAACTTGTCAACAGTGAATATGGAGACTAGAGTGGCAATTGCGTTGCAAGCGCCGATGATCATGGCCGACATGAGAGAAGCAGTGGCTCCAAAACCAATGGTTTTAAACAAAATAGGAGCATAAAACATTATCACGTTCATGCCAGTGAGTTGTTGGAAGAAGGGAATGGCTATGGCAAACGCGAGTTGAGGTCTATATTGTCTCTTCAACAAAGAGACCCAAGGGTGTTTCACTGCTTTGGAGGATTCACTCGCTGCCATAAGATCCTCAAACTCTTGATCAATGTCCGTGGTTCCTCGAATTTTGATAAGTTCCTTCTTGGCCTTCTCATCAAGACCACGTTCAATTAAGGAACTCGGTGAATCTGGAAGAATGATTGCACCAAACATGATCATGATAGCAGGAACTATTGCACAACCCAAGCTATACCGCCATCCTTCCCCATTCTCCATTTTGGCAAAAATGTAGTTAAGAACATTGGCAACAAAGATACCAATAGTGATTGCCAATTGGAACATCATATTAAGTGCTCCTCGGTACTTGTAGGGAGCAACCTCAGACATATAGATTGGCACAGACTGTCCACACAACTTTATTGCGTTAGCATTTTATGTACCATAATACGAAATATAaggaatgtttttcttttcaaagagaATATAACAAATATGTATGTTTATAACCTGATTGGCGCATCCAATTCCGAAGCCAAGTAGAATGCGACCAACAATGAGCATCCAAACATGTTGAGCGAAGCCATTCAATAGAGCACCAGCAAGAAAGAGCAGACCGCCACAAAACATGATAGCTCGCCTTCCGGTGAGTCGAGTCACAGTGGATGCTAACACCGAGGCAACAAGTGCAGCCAAATACAAAGATGATGTAAACAACGTTAATGTTTGGCTATCGAATTTGCAGTATTGGTTATCAGAGGGCTTTATATTGTTCTCCTTTGCATACACTTCAGGAAAGAATTTCTTCAGAAACGGATCCATAGAAGTCACACCACCTACACATATTTATCTCTTTTGTAACCAAAACTATAATGATAAGATGTAAGAAAAACatgttccaaaatatatatatatatatatatatatatatatatatatgaaaatgtataccAGATATGCCAAGGTCGTAGCCAAATATCAATCCTCCAAATGCAGCTACGAAGCATGCTACGAACACCCGAACAGTAAGTTTTCCTGGATAGTTCTTTGATTCTGAAGGGCCACTTGAGATGAAAGCTCCCGGCATTTTGAATGACCGAGAATTGAAAACTTCAACTCAAGTAAAattgagaagagaaaaaaaaacttcaatgtATCAATGCTCCAATGTTACCTTAATTTATAGAGTGACGTTATTGCATtgcattgattgaattttatcttctagttatatcttttatctttttacatctttaaaagaataacttgttatatcttgaaagaaaaataaaatcttttatcttaaaaacataatttgataagttttaaatgattttcaattgaaatcttgtgccatagaaaaaaaaagttaataaaatattactaaagtatcattttctaaaattaaaagaaatagaattaactaaaaatcttatagtataattatatttaaaaaatgagaaatatttaaaaatagatcaatattttaaactaaa carries:
- the LOC114171924 gene encoding sugar transport protein 1-like; protein product: MPGAFISSGPSESKNYPGKLTVRVFVACFVAAFGGLIFGYDLGISGGVTSMDPFLKKFFPEVYAKENNIKPSDNQYCKFDSQTLTLFTSSLYLAALVASVLASTVTRLTGRRAIMFCGGLLFLAGALLNGFAQHVWMLIVGRILLGFGIGCANQSVPIYMSEVAPYKYRGALNMMFQLAITIGIFVANVLNYIFAKMENGEGWRYSLGCAIVPAIMIMFGAIILPDSPSSLIERGLDEKAKKELIKIRGTTDIDQEFEDLMAASESSKAVKHPWVSLLKRQYRPQLAFAIAIPFFQQLTGMNVIMFYAPILFKTIGFGATASLMSAMIIGACNAIATLVSIFTVDKFGRRTLFLEGGAQMLICQILIAMAIGLKFGIDGNPGVLPKWYAIMVVCGICIYVAGFAWSWGPLGWLVPSEIFPLEVRSAAQSVNVSVNMIFTFVIAQIFTTMLCHMKFGLFMFFACFVFAMTIFIFKLLPETKGVPIEEMHIVWQSHPYWKKFVTPNASPESVC